Proteins co-encoded in one Marmota flaviventris isolate mMarFla1 chromosome 9, mMarFla1.hap1, whole genome shotgun sequence genomic window:
- the Nlrp6 gene encoding NACHT, LRR and PYD domains-containing protein 6: MDEAGTSCSSLEPRAAAARELLLAALEDLSQEQLKRFRHKLRDAPMDGRSIPWGRLERADAMDLAEQLTHFYGPEPALDVARKTLKRADVRDVAARLKAQRQQRLGPSSSALLSVAEYKKKYREHVLRQHAKVKERNARSVKINKRFTKLLIAPETAALEEAPLGLAEEPEPERARRSDTHTFNRLFQRDQEGQRPLTVVLQGPAGIGKTMAAKKILYDWAAGKLYQGQVDFAFFMPCHELLELSGTRSLADLILDQCPDRGAPVRQMLAQPQRLLFILDGADELPATGTAEAAPCTDPFEATSGTRVLGGLLSKALLPSARLLVTTRTAAPGRLQGRLCSAQCAEVRGFSDKDKKKYFYKFFQDEWRAERAYRFVKENETLFGLCFVPFVCWIVCTVLRQQLDLGQDLSRTSKTTTSVYLLFIASVLSSTGADGSWVQRELRKLCLLAREGVLRRKAQFTEKDLEKLELRGSKVQTLFLCKKEMPGVLQTEVIFRFIDQSFQEFFAALSYMLQEEGAPGAPTGSVGSLLRTDTELSGHLALTTRFLFGLLSTERIRDIEHHFGCVVPERVKEDALRWVQGQGCPRTASEGTEDTEELEEEIEEPNIPLELLYCLYETQEDAFVRQALSSLPELALERVRLSRMDLEVLSYCVRCCPSGQALRLVNIGLAAAQEKKKKKSLVKRLQGSRASTKQLLGSPLRPLCEAMTDQQCGLSSLTLSYCKLPDVVCRDLSEALKVAPALTDLGLLHNRLSEAGLRMLSEGLAWPQCRVRTLRVQLSGLPGALQYLVGMLRQSPALTTLDLSGCQLSDPTVTYMCAVLQHPSCSLQTLSLASVELSELAQQELKAVKTAKPDLVIIHSELDSHPEPPRGFNSVL, translated from the exons ATGGATGAGGCAGGGACCTCCTGCTCCAG CTTGGAGCCCCGCGCTGCGGCGGCCCGCGAGCTGCTCCTGGCCGCGCTGGAGGACCTGAGCCAGGAGCAGCTGAAGCGCTTCCGCCACAAGCTGCGGGATGCGCCCATGGACGGGCGCAGCATCCCTTGGGGGAGACTGGAGCGTGCGGACGCTATGGACCTAGCGGAGCAGCTGACCCATTTTTATGGGCCAGAGCCAGCGCTGGATGTGGCCCGCAAGACCCTGAAGAGAGCCGACGTGCGCGACGTGGCAGCCCGGCTCAAGGCGCAGCGGCAGCAGC GGCTCGGCCCCAGCTCCTCGGCGCTGCTCTCCGTGGCCG AGTACAAGAAGAAATACCGCGAGCACGTGCTGAGGCAACACGCCAAAGTGAAGGAGAGGAACGCCCGCTCGGTGAAGATCAACAAGCGCTTCACGAAGCTACTCATCGCGCCCGAGACCGCCGCCCTGGAGGAGGCACCGCTGGGGCTGGCGGAGGAGCCAGAGCCGGAGCGCGCACGGCGCTCGGACACACACACGTTCAACCGACTGTTCCAGCGGGACCAGGAAGGCCAGCGGCCGCTGACCGTGGTACTGCAGGGCCCGGCGGGCATTGGCAAGACCATGGCGGCCAAGAAAATCCTGTATGACTGGGCGGCGGGCAAGTTGTACCAAGGCCAAGTGGATTTCGCCTTCTTCATGCCATGCCACGAGCTGCTGGAGCTGTCGGGCACACGCAGCTTGGCTGACCTGATCCTGGACCAGTGCCCCGATCGGGGCGCACCCGTGCGACAGATGCTAGCGCAGCCTCAGCGGCTGCTCTTCATACTAGATGGCGCAGACGAGCTGCCGGCAACCGGGACCGCCGAGGCCGCGCCCTGCACCGACCCCTTTGAGGCCACTAGCGGTACACGGGTGCTGGGCGGGCTGCTGAGCAAAGCGCTGCTGCCCTCGGCCCGCCTGCTGGTGACCACGCGCACGGCCGCCCCTGGGAGGCTGCAGGGCCGCCTGTGTTCAGCACAGTGCGCAGAGGTGCGAGGTTTCTCCGATAAGGACAAGAAGAAGTACTTCTACAAGTTCTTCCAGGATGAGTGGAGGGCCGAGCGTGCCTATCGCTTCGTGAAAGAGAATGAGACGCTGTTCGGCTTGTGTTTCGTGCCCTTCGTGTGTTGGATCGTGTGCACCGTGCTGCGCCAGCAGTTGGATTTGGGCCAGGACCTGTCGCGCACCTCCAAGACCACCACTTCAGTGTACCTTCTCTTCATCGCCAGCGTGCTGAGCTCCACTGGTGCCGACGGTTCCTGGGTGCAGAGAGAGCTGCGCAAGCTGTGCCTGCTGGCCCGTGAGGGCGTCCTGCGGCGTAAGGCGCAGTTCACCGAAAAAGACCTGGAGAAACTGGAGCTTCGCGGCTCCAAAGTGCAGACACTATTTCTCTGCAAGAAGGAGATGCCAGGCGTGCTGCAGACAGAGGTCATCTTCCGATTCATTGACCAGAGTTTCCAGGAGTTCTTCGCAGCACTGTCCTACATGCTTCAGGAGGAGGGGGCTCCTGGGGCACCGACGGGTAGCGTGGGGTCACTCCTGCGCACAGACACGGAGCTAAGTGGACACCTGGCGCTCACCACCCGCTTCCTCTTCGGGCTGCTGAGCACAGAGCGGATCCGAGACATCGAGCATCACTTTGGTTGTGTGGTTCCAGAGCGTGTGAAGGAGGATGCCCTGCGGTGGGTGCAGGGACAGGGCTGCCCCAGGACTGCATCAGAGGGGACGGAGGACACAGAGGAACTAGAGGAGGAGATAGAGGAGCCCAACATCCCCCTAGAGCTGTTGTACTGCCTGTATGAGACACAGGAGGATGCTTTTGTGCGGCAGGCCCTTAGCAGCCTCCCAGAGCTGGCACTGGAGCGAGTGCGACTGAGTCGCATGGATCTGGAGGTTCTGAGCTACTGTGTGCGATGCTGCCCGTCTGGACAGGCACTGCGGCTGGTTAACATTGGACTGGCGGCTgcacaagagaagaaaaagaagaagagcctGGTGAAGCGGCTGCAGGG TTCTCGAGCCTCCACAAAACAACTCCTGGGTTCCCCACTGCGTCCACTTTGTGAGGCCATGACTGACCAACAGTGCGGCCTAAGCAGCCTGAC GCTGTCCTACTGCAAACTCCCCGATGTCGTCTGCCGAGACCTCTCTGAGGCCCTAAAGGTGGCACCAGCCCTGACGGACCTAGGCCTCCTCCACAACAGGCTCAGTGAGGCAGGCCTGCGTATGCTGAGTGAAGGCCTGGCTTGGCCCCAGTGCCGGGTGCGGACACTCAG GGTGCAGCTGTCTGGCCTCCCGGGAGCACTCCAGTACCTGGTAGGCATGCTCCGGCAGAGCCCTGCCCTGACCACCCTGGACCTCAGTGGCTGCCAGCTGTCTGACCCCACAGTGACCTACATGTGTGCAGTCCTGCAGCACCCATCATGCAGCCTACAGACGCTCAG TCTGGCCTCTGTGGAGCTGAGTGAGCTGGCCCAGCAGGAGCTGAAGGCCGTGAAGACAGCAAAGCCAGATCTGGTCATCATACACTCAGAGCTGGACAGCCACCCGGAGCCTCCCAGGGGATTCAACAGTGTCCTCTGA